In Lentibacillus amyloliquefaciens, one DNA window encodes the following:
- a CDS encoding ornithine cyclodeaminase family protein, with protein sequence MLFLSEQNIKEAVTMKDVIDAIDATYGIYETGKFQMPQRMQVKEDDNTLLLMPCFTGDAIGTKLVTIFPNNQTLPTLHGLVVLNDSETGDIKGILNGSFLTGMRTGAIGGSGVRHLAKNDASTLAIVGTGVQGFYQAIAACTERPIRDIYLFNRSPEKIAAFKKSLQEWVGTDISIHANDSVNEAIKDAAIVITATTSKQPVLPDNPNLLKNKLFIGVGSFQPAMREFPESLFKIAGRVMVDTEHAIEESGDIATPIEKGWIDRESILTMSEQISDKSAGVIEEGKTVVLKTTGMALFDAVVANLMYQKAQEKGIGTNLTM encoded by the coding sequence ATGCTATTTTTAAGTGAACAGAACATCAAGGAAGCGGTCACAATGAAGGATGTGATTGATGCCATTGATGCGACTTATGGTATTTATGAAACTGGAAAATTCCAAATGCCTCAGCGCATGCAGGTAAAAGAGGATGACAATACACTCTTGCTAATGCCGTGTTTTACCGGGGATGCGATCGGAACCAAGCTTGTTACGATTTTCCCAAATAACCAGACCCTCCCGACGCTGCATGGGCTGGTTGTCTTAAATGACAGTGAAACAGGAGATATTAAAGGAATTTTAAATGGTTCATTTTTGACAGGGATGCGAACAGGCGCTATTGGTGGGTCCGGTGTACGTCATTTGGCCAAGAATGATGCCTCAACATTGGCGATTGTCGGAACTGGTGTGCAAGGATTCTATCAGGCTATTGCTGCATGTACCGAAAGACCAATAAGGGATATTTACCTCTTCAATCGCTCACCGGAGAAAATAGCCGCTTTTAAAAAGTCGTTGCAGGAATGGGTTGGCACTGACATTTCTATCCATGCAAATGATTCCGTCAACGAAGCAATCAAAGATGCTGCTATCGTGATAACGGCAACAACATCCAAACAGCCTGTCCTCCCTGATAACCCGAATCTCCTTAAAAACAAACTATTCATTGGAGTCGGTTCCTTCCAGCCGGCCATGCGGGAATTTCCTGAATCCTTATTTAAAATAGCCGGTCGGGTGATGGTTGATACAGAACATGCCATTGAGGAGTCAGGTGATATCGCGACACCGATTGAAAAAGGCTGGATTGACCGGGAATCCATTTTGACAATGTCTGAGCAAATTTCAGATAAGTCAGCTGGGGTGATTGAAGAAGGAAAAACCGTTGTGCTAAAAACAACCGGGATGGCGTTATTTGATGCGGTTGTTGCCAATTTGATGTATCAGAAGGCTCAAGAAAAAGG
- a CDS encoding NAD(P)/FAD-dependent oxidoreductase: MEKQTDIIIVGGGVIGSSIAYNLLNDGYEGDITIFEKDRIYEYTSTPRSAGGLRQLFTTEINIQISRYGLQKYKTFAEDMAIGAEKAEIDFKQRGYLFLAKDENIDQLKKQLQLQQKHGVPSELLAKEELLSIIPELKIDDLQGGLFCGEDGYLDPYSVMQGYAKKAKQLGSEYVYEEVDTILTERGEAIGIRLDNGDIYRAPIVINCAGPWAAELSEKIGLPLPIVPLKRQIIQFDIAEPLDKYLPLTIDPTGVYFRHEGNSLITGFSEKVKPGIDFRWKRSLFEEQLWPILAERIQNFERAKISNGWAGIYSHNTRDQNAIIGGHPQLDGYYMACGFSGHGMQQAPAVGKGLSEMIRKGWYETLDLSPLHFERFANNQLIIEGAIV, encoded by the coding sequence ATGGAAAAACAAACAGATATTATCATAGTCGGCGGTGGTGTGATCGGATCCAGTATTGCCTACAATCTCCTTAATGACGGGTATGAAGGAGATATAACGATATTTGAAAAAGACAGAATATATGAATATACATCAACTCCAAGAAGTGCCGGTGGTCTGAGGCAGCTGTTTACAACGGAGATTAATATTCAAATCAGCCGCTATGGCTTACAAAAATATAAGACATTTGCAGAAGACATGGCTATTGGAGCAGAAAAAGCCGAGATTGACTTCAAACAGCGCGGTTATCTTTTTCTTGCTAAAGACGAGAATATTGACCAGTTGAAGAAGCAGCTTCAATTGCAACAAAAACATGGTGTGCCTTCTGAACTATTGGCAAAAGAAGAATTGCTGTCAATCATTCCGGAGTTGAAAATTGATGACTTGCAGGGAGGATTGTTCTGTGGAGAAGATGGCTACCTGGATCCGTACTCGGTCATGCAGGGATATGCCAAAAAAGCGAAACAGCTGGGCAGTGAATACGTGTATGAAGAGGTAGACACAATCCTGACAGAAAGAGGAGAAGCCATCGGAATCAGGCTTGATAACGGAGACATATACAGGGCACCTATTGTTATCAATTGTGCCGGTCCATGGGCTGCTGAATTAAGCGAGAAAATCGGGCTCCCCTTGCCGATTGTGCCATTGAAACGGCAAATCATTCAGTTTGATATTGCCGAACCGCTGGATAAATACCTGCCACTAACGATTGACCCGACAGGTGTATACTTCAGACATGAAGGCAACTCGCTGATAACAGGTTTTTCGGAAAAAGTAAAACCCGGGATTGATTTCAGGTGGAAGCGTTCGCTGTTTGAAGAACAGTTGTGGCCAATTCTGGCCGAACGAATTCAAAATTTTGAGCGGGCTAAAATCAGTAATGGTTGGGCAGGTATTTACAGCCATAATACGAGAGACCAGAATGCCATCATCGGTGGACATCCGCAACTGGATGGTTACTATATGGCTTGCGGATTTAGTGGACACGGTATGCAGCAGGCACCAGCAGTTGGTAAAGGACTGTCAGAAATGATCCGAAAAGGCTGGTATGAGACACTGGATTTAAGCCCCCTGCATTTTGAACGTTTTGCGAACAATCAATTAATAATTGAGGGTGCTATTGTATAA
- a CDS encoding CdaR family transcriptional regulator: MQIAQTVVKAVSRILPFHISFSDEQGYIIGSSLPERIGSLHEPSKEVLEKNTYLLFDEEKVKNQPNVLPGIAVPVKLDSSTVGVLGIIGPPKQVEPYAQLISKYVEMRWQETIDKQLEELETKTLETFAQYILLNDKTNQVRVEQYCKMLDIPFHTKRFCIVVDIGDSLISSVQNKTPVGQLKERLLYCTQQAFNSYHNVICTFLNTEKIILLKPVQSEHDYLDVLEQFIEQSYHLIDMFETYQITNISVAAGNMCHTIDRISASYQEAESLIKFGREFDISPGIYTFHSWSILKELLPHQIDAHFQDKIMFRLKSLLEDDDFAELIENFLVYCRNKMNISQASKDLYIHRNTLIYRLKKIEAITSINIKDFEHCMMLYLVLKRYGKSSSLSKERSF; this comes from the coding sequence ATGCAGATTGCACAAACAGTAGTGAAAGCGGTTTCAAGGATTTTACCATTTCATATCAGTTTCAGCGATGAACAGGGTTATATCATCGGGTCATCTCTTCCTGAACGGATTGGAAGTTTGCATGAACCATCGAAAGAAGTGTTAGAGAAAAATACTTATTTGTTATTTGACGAAGAAAAAGTGAAGAACCAACCTAACGTCCTTCCCGGTATAGCCGTGCCAGTAAAATTAGATTCCTCAACGGTTGGTGTTCTTGGGATTATTGGACCCCCGAAACAGGTCGAACCATATGCACAGCTTATCAGCAAATACGTCGAAATGAGGTGGCAAGAAACTATTGATAAACAGCTGGAAGAGCTGGAAACCAAAACACTAGAAACGTTTGCACAATATATTCTGTTAAACGATAAAACTAATCAGGTAAGAGTCGAACAATATTGCAAAATGCTTGATATACCATTTCACACAAAACGCTTTTGCATTGTTGTGGATATCGGTGATTCACTCATCAGCAGTGTTCAGAATAAAACACCTGTCGGGCAGTTGAAAGAACGATTGCTGTATTGCACACAACAAGCATTCAACAGTTATCATAATGTCATCTGCACCTTTTTGAATACCGAAAAAATTATTCTATTGAAACCTGTTCAATCAGAACATGATTACCTTGATGTGCTGGAACAATTTATCGAGCAAAGCTATCATCTGATCGACATGTTTGAAACCTATCAGATTACCAATATTTCGGTTGCTGCCGGGAACATGTGCCATACCATAGACCGGATTAGTGCATCATACCAGGAAGCGGAAAGCCTGATTAAATTCGGCAGGGAGTTCGATATATCACCAGGCATTTACACGTTTCACAGCTGGAGCATTTTAAAAGAACTATTACCGCATCAAATCGATGCACATTTTCAGGATAAGATCATGTTCCGTTTAAAATCACTCCTTGAAGACGATGATTTTGCCGAGCTTATAGAAAATTTCCTGGTTTACTGCCGTAATAAGATGAATATCAGCCAGGCATCTAAAGACCTTTACATTCATCGAAACACCCTGATTTACCGGCTTAAAAAAATTGAAGCGATCACTTCCATCAATATCAAAGATTTTGAGCATTGTATGATGTTGTATTTGGTGTTGAAAAGATATGGCAAAAGCTCCTCTCTAAGTAAAGAAAGGAGCTTTTAA
- a CDS encoding acetylornithine transaminase, with translation MTALFPTYKRFNLAVERAEGTTVEDTDGKTYLDFGAGIGVCNLGHRHPAVQEALESQLNRYWHVSNLYHNPIQEKVAELLTTNTSGDQVFFCNSGTEANEAAIKLARKATGKHKIITFEQSFHGRTFGAMAATGQEKIHSGFGPMLEGFSYVPFNDIDAVKQAVDGETAAVMLEVIQGEGGLHMADAEFVQELEKICAEHHLLLIVDEVQTGIGRTGKPFAYQHYGISPDIITSAKGLANGVPVGAMIAKESLREAFGPGAHAATFGGNPLAMAAGEAVLTHVFQDDFLQDVTKKGQYLKKRLKEAISDVPIVSSIRGKGLMVGIECSEDVSHVVPQLIEQGLLVLVAGSTIIRLLPPLTVNEQEIDQAVDLLRDVLTEKKISSH, from the coding sequence TTGACAGCACTATTTCCAACGTATAAACGCTTTAATCTGGCGGTCGAACGGGCAGAGGGGACAACCGTTGAGGATACCGACGGGAAAACCTACCTGGATTTCGGAGCAGGCATTGGTGTGTGCAATCTCGGGCACCGGCATCCCGCTGTTCAGGAAGCACTGGAAAGTCAACTCAACCGTTATTGGCACGTTTCCAACTTGTATCATAATCCGATTCAGGAAAAAGTGGCTGAACTTTTGACAACAAACACCTCAGGTGATCAAGTATTTTTCTGCAACAGCGGAACCGAGGCGAATGAGGCAGCGATTAAATTGGCCCGCAAAGCAACCGGCAAACATAAAATCATTACGTTTGAACAATCCTTTCATGGACGGACATTTGGTGCCATGGCTGCGACCGGTCAGGAGAAAATCCATTCAGGCTTTGGCCCGATGCTTGAGGGATTCAGCTACGTTCCATTTAATGATATCGATGCAGTGAAACAAGCTGTGGACGGCGAAACGGCTGCTGTTATGCTGGAAGTGATCCAGGGTGAAGGCGGTCTTCATATGGCTGATGCTGAATTTGTACAGGAACTGGAAAAAATATGTGCGGAACATCATCTCCTGTTGATTGTTGATGAAGTTCAGACCGGTATCGGCCGTACAGGCAAGCCGTTTGCCTATCAGCATTACGGTATTTCGCCGGATATTATCACCTCGGCAAAAGGGCTTGCCAATGGGGTGCCGGTTGGTGCGATGATCGCGAAAGAATCGCTGCGTGAGGCATTTGGCCCTGGGGCTCATGCGGCGACATTCGGCGGTAATCCGCTTGCCATGGCAGCGGGAGAGGCCGTTCTTACACATGTTTTTCAGGATGATTTTTTACAGGACGTAACGAAAAAAGGACAATACCTGAAGAAGCGTCTGAAGGAAGCAATTAGTGATGTTCCAATCGTTTCGTCAATCCGCGGCAAAGGGCTTATGGTCGGGATTGAATGCAGCGAGGATGTGTCGCATGTGGTACCGCAGCTGATAGAACAAGGGCTTCTTGTGCTAGTTGCCGGTTCAACCATTATCAGACTCCTTCCGCCGCTGACGGTGAACGAGCAGGAAATCGATCAGGCTGTCGATTTGTTGCGTGATGTTTTGACAGAGAAGAAGATATCAAGTCACTGA
- the argB gene encoding acetylglutamate kinase, whose amino-acid sequence MQKIAVIKCGGSIVDDLSDDFFNNIKTLQENGIKPVIVHGGGPAIQKMLDELDIEFSFIDGLRTTSAAAMDVVEMVLSGQINNAITRKLNKAGIQAAGFSGSDAHLITCTPIDFPTYGYVGEVNTVNAAFLEQITAQNIVPVIVPIATGQGDERYNVNADTAAGAVAQATGAGELIFVTDVPGVMQEGELRQSASEKEIEELIDTGVIDGGMIPKVKAALSCLSDSLQYVMIADVNQVVGKAGFTGTRITNRKEAAH is encoded by the coding sequence ATGCAGAAAATAGCGGTTATCAAGTGCGGCGGCAGTATTGTCGATGATTTATCCGATGATTTTTTTAATAATATCAAAACGTTACAAGAGAATGGAATAAAGCCGGTTATCGTCCATGGCGGCGGGCCCGCAATTCAGAAAATGCTCGATGAACTCGACATTGAATTTTCATTTATTGACGGGCTCCGAACAACTTCAGCAGCAGCCATGGATGTTGTTGAAATGGTCTTGAGCGGTCAAATCAATAATGCCATCACACGGAAATTGAATAAAGCCGGCATCCAAGCAGCCGGTTTTTCCGGATCTGATGCGCATTTGATTACCTGTACACCGATTGATTTTCCAACCTATGGCTATGTTGGGGAAGTAAACACGGTTAATGCGGCATTTCTGGAACAAATTACAGCCCAAAATATCGTTCCTGTGATTGTACCGATTGCCACCGGCCAGGGTGATGAACGGTATAATGTCAATGCTGATACAGCGGCTGGTGCGGTTGCTCAGGCAACCGGTGCCGGTGAATTGATATTCGTTACCGATGTGCCCGGCGTTATGCAGGAAGGTGAATTGCGTCAATCAGCAAGCGAAAAAGAAATTGAGGAACTTATTGACACAGGGGTGATTGACGGCGGGATGATCCCCAAAGTAAAAGCTGCGCTCAGCTGCTTAAGTGACAGTCTTCAATATGTCATGATAGCTGATGTGAATCAGGTGGTTGGTAAAGCCGGTTTTACAGGTACGCGCATAACGAATCGAAAGGAGGCGGCACATTGA
- the argJ gene encoding bifunctional glutamate N-acetyltransferase/amino-acid acetyltransferase ArgJ codes for MVLTKLSSIQKMEEGTIVTPAGFQAAGMHTGVKRKRHDLGMIYCDVPASAAALYTLNAIQAAPLHVTKASIAEEGKLQAVIVNSGNANACTGAQGEEDAYTMRREVARELSLPEHTVAVSSTGIIGLDMPMDKIIPNINNLKLSGEQKDAAAFNESILTTDTETKATCYQTEVDGQTVTMAGSAKGSGMIEPNMGTMLAFVTTDAVIEPAMLDIALRQATDKTFNCITIDGDTSTNDMVLTMASGKAENESLTPEHKDWPVFVDLLEATCEDLAKMIARDGEGATKLIEVAVNSAHDDTQAIKVAKTVVASPLVKTAVYGSDPNWGRIIAAIGRSGADVNPVAIDTSIGTVKLIENGKPLPFSEEAVSDYMLNEHVMISIDLNVGDGSGQAWGCDLTYEYVRINASYRT; via the coding sequence ATGGTGCTGACAAAGCTGAGCAGCATACAAAAAATGGAAGAGGGGACGATCGTGACACCCGCAGGTTTTCAGGCAGCGGGAATGCACACGGGCGTGAAGCGGAAACGACATGATCTTGGGATGATTTATTGTGACGTGCCCGCAAGTGCTGCTGCGTTATATACGCTGAACGCTATACAGGCAGCACCATTACACGTGACCAAAGCAAGCATTGCCGAAGAAGGTAAATTGCAGGCGGTTATCGTTAATAGCGGCAATGCCAATGCCTGCACAGGTGCGCAGGGTGAGGAGGACGCTTACACGATGCGCCGGGAAGTTGCTCGTGAATTGTCACTGCCGGAACATACGGTGGCTGTCTCCTCCACAGGTATTATTGGACTTGATATGCCGATGGATAAAATCATACCGAATATCAATAATCTTAAACTATCAGGCGAACAAAAAGATGCAGCAGCTTTTAATGAATCAATTTTGACAACAGATACCGAAACCAAAGCAACGTGCTATCAAACTGAAGTCGATGGTCAGACGGTTACGATGGCCGGTTCGGCAAAAGGCTCGGGTATGATTGAACCGAATATGGGGACGATGCTTGCCTTTGTGACCACCGATGCCGTGATTGAACCGGCTATGCTGGATATCGCTCTACGACAAGCGACTGACAAGACATTCAATTGTATTACGATTGATGGCGATACATCGACAAATGATATGGTGCTGACGATGGCAAGCGGAAAAGCTGAGAATGAAAGCTTGACACCTGAACATAAAGATTGGCCGGTTTTTGTTGATTTGCTTGAAGCGACGTGTGAAGATCTTGCTAAGATGATTGCGCGCGATGGTGAAGGCGCGACAAAGCTGATTGAAGTGGCTGTGAACAGTGCGCATGACGACACCCAAGCGATCAAAGTGGCCAAAACGGTAGTCGCCTCGCCGCTCGTCAAGACAGCTGTCTACGGGTCTGATCCGAACTGGGGACGGATAATTGCTGCGATTGGCCGGAGCGGAGCCGATGTTAACCCGGTAGCGATTGACACGTCCATTGGGACTGTGAAACTGATTGAGAACGGTAAACCGCTGCCTTTTTCCGAAGAAGCGGTGTCCGATTATATGCTCAATGAACACGTGATGATTTCAATTGATTTAAATGTCGGAGATGGATCGGGTCAAGCGTGGGGCTGCGATTTAACGTATGAGTATGTCCGCATTAATGCAAGCTACCGGACTTAA
- the argC gene encoding N-acetyl-gamma-glutamyl-phosphate reductase: protein MKAAVIGATGYGGAELIRLLQQHPSFTLHSFHSSSKEGESITASYPHLETVSGMELEAIDSEKIARDADVVFTATPSGVSSELVPELVNAGSRVIDLSGDFRLKDTKQYEQWYNKKAPDEAILENAVYGLTEWLEEDITEAQLISNPGCYPTAALLGLAPLLKQNIADPESIIIDAKTGVSGAGKKATPVTHFTEMNDNLKIYKVFAHQHTPEIEQEMARLNPEAGAVTFSTHLVPMTRGIMTTMYAQAPDGMTAKELTDLYQESYKDSYFVRVREEGTYPSTKEVYGSNFCDLSVTLDERTNRIMIVSVIDNLVKGASGQAVQNMNRMFGIDEKAGLAFAPVYP from the coding sequence ATGAAAGCAGCTGTTATCGGCGCAACCGGATATGGCGGAGCGGAACTGATCCGGCTTTTGCAGCAGCATCCCAGCTTTACCCTTCACTCGTTTCATTCATCAAGCAAAGAAGGTGAATCAATTACAGCAAGCTACCCGCATTTAGAAACTGTCTCGGGAATGGAACTTGAGGCAATTGATTCGGAAAAAATTGCCCGGGATGCGGATGTTGTATTCACAGCAACCCCATCAGGCGTGTCATCTGAACTCGTCCCTGAGTTAGTCAATGCAGGCAGCCGTGTCATTGATTTGTCAGGTGACTTCCGACTGAAGGATACAAAGCAATATGAACAGTGGTACAACAAGAAAGCGCCTGATGAAGCGATTTTGGAAAATGCGGTGTACGGTTTGACCGAATGGCTTGAAGAAGATATCACTGAAGCACAGCTGATCTCTAACCCCGGTTGTTATCCAACGGCTGCGTTGCTTGGTCTGGCGCCATTGCTGAAACAAAATATCGCTGACCCTGAATCCATCATCATTGATGCCAAAACAGGTGTCAGCGGTGCAGGAAAAAAGGCTACACCGGTAACACATTTTACTGAAATGAATGATAATCTTAAAATCTATAAAGTTTTTGCCCACCAGCATACGCCGGAAATTGAGCAGGAAATGGCCCGCTTGAATCCGGAAGCAGGCGCGGTCACGTTCAGCACGCATCTTGTTCCGATGACCCGTGGCATTATGACGACGATGTATGCACAAGCACCAGATGGTATGACAGCGAAGGAATTAACGGATCTTTATCAGGAAAGTTACAAAGATTCCTATTTTGTGAGAGTTAGAGAAGAGGGTACATACCCGAGCACGAAAGAAGTTTACGGGTCTAACTTTTGTGATTTATCAGTGACGCTTGATGAACGCACGAACCGGATCATGATTGTTTCGGTGATTGATAATCTTGTCAAAGGCGCATCAGGTCAGGCCGTGCAAAATATGAACCGGATGTTTGGTATTGACGAGAAAGCAGGTCTTGCATTCGCACCTGTTTATCCGTGA
- a CDS encoding DUF1801 domain-containing protein — MNRQEGDEMSDVNQYLDNVETKWKDAFIQLKEVVDQNIPNGFALDMQYGMPSYVIPLAVYPDGYLGKKDTPLPFISIAAQKKHIAVYHMGMYADDELLNWFQTEYPNHMDTKLNMGKSCIRFTNPKKIPYQLIGELVSKMTADDWINIYEGKKKK, encoded by the coding sequence GTGAATCGACAGGAAGGTGATGAAATGTCAGACGTCAATCAGTATCTCGATAACGTGGAAACTAAATGGAAAGATGCTTTTATTCAACTGAAAGAGGTGGTCGATCAGAACATCCCAAACGGTTTTGCATTGGACATGCAATATGGGATGCCATCTTATGTGATCCCTTTAGCTGTCTATCCGGACGGGTATTTAGGCAAAAAAGACACCCCTTTGCCATTTATCAGTATCGCAGCCCAAAAAAAACATATCGCTGTCTATCATATGGGAATGTATGCAGATGATGAATTGCTAAACTGGTTCCAAACAGAATATCCCAACCACATGGATACAAAGTTAAATATGGGTAAGAGCTGTATTCGGTTTACAAATCCAAAAAAAATCCCTTATCAGCTTATTGGGGAACTGGTTTCTAAAATGACAGCAGATGATTGGATTAACATCTATGAGGGCAAGAAAAAGAAGTGA
- a CDS encoding DUF2268 domain-containing protein, producing MKRIITLSILLIVCAGCFGGNEQTQEEDKENGPSYTTYQFSHDGQDFKIIPFYDEVLEYIDSMEKNTELDNNEVYTKEVFDPFKETSSLDYITLGNYLSPTSDIEQLEKNTNKLVENQDKINEQIKEAVSESAELLSGADTTFYVFPVNPEDWFTIDNLEGVGGVTYLENDILLSIDPSYSEETLKYTVAHEYHHTVNFFHNGEQSVYSVLDSVITEGKADSFASIIYPDINVSWTEPLSEDAEAVVLEELSTHAESTDQNIFNDFSRGNPAKDIPRWSNYKIGYQITESFIENNPDTIITDWTKLDAKEVVEGSGYSELY from the coding sequence ATGAAACGAATCATTACTTTATCTATTTTATTAATTGTATGTGCAGGGTGTTTTGGCGGTAATGAACAAACGCAAGAAGAAGATAAGGAGAATGGGCCATCCTATACGACCTATCAATTCTCACATGATGGCCAGGATTTTAAAATTATTCCTTTTTACGACGAAGTGCTTGAATACATAGATTCCATGGAGAAGAACACTGAACTGGATAATAATGAAGTTTATACAAAAGAAGTCTTTGACCCTTTTAAGGAAACGTCCTCACTCGATTATATAACATTAGGCAACTATCTGTCACCGACTTCAGACATTGAACAGCTGGAGAAAAATACGAATAAGCTTGTTGAAAATCAAGATAAAATCAATGAACAAATTAAGGAAGCTGTATCAGAATCCGCTGAGCTTCTGTCCGGTGCAGATACAACTTTTTATGTCTTCCCGGTCAATCCTGAAGACTGGTTTACGATTGATAATCTGGAAGGCGTAGGTGGCGTTACGTATTTAGAAAACGACATTTTGCTATCGATTGACCCTTCTTATTCTGAAGAAACATTGAAGTATACAGTGGCTCATGAATACCACCATACTGTTAATTTTTTTCATAACGGTGAACAAAGCGTCTACAGTGTTCTGGATTCAGTCATAACAGAAGGAAAGGCGGATTCCTTTGCGAGCATTATCTATCCTGATATAAATGTGTCTTGGACTGAGCCTTTGTCCGAAGATGCAGAAGCTGTGGTTTTAGAAGAATTGAGCACTCACGCTGAATCAACGGATCAAAATATCTTTAATGATTTTTCTCGTGGAAATCCAGCTAAAGATATTCCAAGGTGGTCGAATTATAAAATAGGTTACCAAATTACGGAAAGCTTTATCGAAAACAATCCTGATACAATTATAACGGACTGGACAAAACTGGATGCTAAGGAAGTGGTCGAGGGAAGCGGGTATAGTGAATTATACTGA
- a CDS encoding VOC family protein, with protein MMAKTSQTIIPHLLFDKEVNEAAPFYASVFPNSKLTSETSLEHTPSKGEIS; from the coding sequence ATGATGGCTAAAACCAGTCAAACCATTATCCCGCATTTGTTGTTTGACAAGGAGGTGAATGAAGCGGCGCCGTTTTATGCTTCTGTTTTCCCGAATTCAAAACTAACAAGTGAAACATCACTCGAGCACACGCCATCTAAAGGGGAGATATCTTGA
- a CDS encoding nucleobase:cation symporter-2 family protein: MKTAALSLQHLLAMYAGAILVPLIVGEALGLTSEQLTYLVAIDILMCGVATILQVIRNRHFGIGLPVVLGCTFTAVGPMIAIGGEFGITAIYGSIIVSGLFVLFISRYFGKMVRFFPPIVTGTVVTIIGITLIPVAINNMGGGEGAPDFGSAANLSLAFGTLLFIILLYRFTKGFARSISILIGLTAGTIAAAFMGKVDFFAVSEASFFHMVHPFYFGMPTFEWSAILTMILVAMVSLVESTGVYFALGDMTDKELKEDDISRGYRAEGLAVFLGGIFNAFPYTAFSQNVGLMQLTGVKSVRVIFITGIMLVTLGFIPKIAAVTTIIPTAVLGGAMVAMFGMVISQGIKMLSGVISESPGNSMIVACSVGMGMGVTAVPELFAQFPSGVQILTSNGIVAGSVTAITLNIVFNMTPVKSNERTTVVHKESA, translated from the coding sequence ATGAAAACAGCTGCGTTAAGTTTACAGCATTTACTGGCCATGTATGCTGGAGCGATTTTGGTCCCGTTAATAGTTGGGGAAGCGCTTGGACTCACGTCTGAACAGTTAACCTATCTTGTTGCGATTGATATTCTGATGTGCGGGGTTGCGACGATTCTGCAGGTTATCCGTAACCGGCATTTTGGCATCGGTCTTCCGGTTGTGCTTGGCTGTACATTCACAGCAGTAGGGCCGATGATCGCTATTGGCGGTGAGTTTGGAATAACAGCCATATACGGTTCAATTATCGTTTCAGGTCTATTCGTGCTCTTCATCAGCCGTTACTTTGGCAAAATGGTCCGCTTTTTCCCGCCGATTGTGACAGGAACGGTTGTAACCATTATTGGAATCACGTTAATCCCTGTTGCCATCAATAATATGGGCGGGGGTGAAGGCGCTCCTGATTTTGGTTCGGCTGCGAATCTGTCACTCGCTTTTGGCACATTGTTGTTTATTATATTGCTGTACCGGTTTACAAAAGGATTTGCCCGGTCGATTTCGATATTGATTGGCTTGACGGCTGGCACGATTGCGGCAGCCTTCATGGGAAAAGTTGATTTTTTTGCCGTTAGCGAAGCTTCTTTCTTCCATATGGTGCACCCTTTTTATTTCGGGATGCCGACATTTGAGTGGTCCGCTATTCTAACAATGATTCTGGTGGCGATGGTATCACTGGTTGAATCAACAGGTGTTTACTTCGCCCTGGGTGATATGACCGATAAGGAGCTGAAGGAGGACGATATTTCCAGAGGCTATCGCGCGGAAGGTTTGGCTGTTTTCCTCGGCGGGATTTTCAATGCTTTTCCGTATACGGCCTTTTCACAAAATGTCGGTCTGATGCAGCTGACAGGCGTGAAATCAGTAAGAGTTATCTTCATTACCGGAATCATGCTTGTCACACTCGGATTCATCCCTAAAATTGCAGCTGTGACAACGATTATCCCGACCGCCGTTCTTGGCGGCGCCATGGTCGCGATGTTCGGAATGGTGATCTCACAGGGGATAAAAATGCTGAGCGGCGTGATCTCGGAATCACCCGGCAATTCAATGATCGTCGCTTGCTCAGTCGGAATGGGCATGGGTGTGACAGCGGTGCCTGAGTTGTTCGCGCAATTTCCGTCAGGCGTTCAAATCCTGACGAGCAACGGCATCGTAGCGGGCAGTGTGACGGCGATCACCTTGAATATTGTGTTCAATATGACACCGGTGAAAAGCAATGAACGGACGACCGTTGTGCACAAAGAAAGTGCTTGA